The nucleotide window AGTCATTAAAGTTGTATTTGTAAAAGGCTTTTGGAAGGGGTAAGAAAAACAGGTAGATGTGAGTATTTGTGCATATTTTAACTGTGGCTAAGTTATTCAAGTAagcatgaaaaagaagaaaaaaatttttcattggtTATTGGCAGACAAAACCAAATTACATTATAGACAGGTGGCCTCAAGATCAGAATAGGCTAAACACAGAGTAGGAACAGGATTTTTCTGGATCAAGTGTCCTTTGACCATGCTACTGGTAACAGAATGAAATAAGTATCAGGCCaattaattaaatagaaatttttggctgataatatgtaaaatagcaatctcattttttaatcaaaagtttGGACAGGACTTTGGGAAGAAATTGTGAGAAGCAAAGGATGCAATCACTAGAGGATGACCATACcttgtaaataaaaaattgttCTGTACTTGTTTTGAGAAATTCTTGAGTGTAGTAAGGATGTATTGTTTACAGtatacagaaaacaaacagtCTTGTGGGTCCTTGTTAGCCCAATTATTCTTCCTGTCTATATTATTAAATGGGAGGGAACatggcctaaaaaaaaaaaaaagaaagagaaattagtCTGCCCTTGGCCTGTGTGAATTGTCACAGTTGTTGTCCCTGCTTCTTGCTTTTACCAAGGAGGGTCAAATCCCCTTCACAAGAAGCCTGTAAGTACAGAATAGGATGTCAACAAACTATTATTCTCAGTTTTAGtttaaataacacaaaaagaaatctttcatgaGCTTAGAATAATTGGAGAGAAGTATATTCCAAGCAACTTGGGTTTCTAAAGCTCTCTTGTAGGAAATCAATAGCAATATCAGGCAGTATCATAGTAGGAGAAATTTCTAAAgcatttatagaattttatatctttCAATAGAGAGCTTTGATTTTAAGTCGCTTTCCCATTGATGCaatgtattgatttttattcCCATTGTTCATGAggtcatcttatttttataaggacaccactACAATATGTCCATCAATTCAGGGAGGAAAAAGATGAATATACAAATTATGTCCCAGAAAACTTTTCACTctgtaaaaacataaaataatataatctatGTTTTCAGACTTTATGTCCACTCTATATATTTGTGACTCATAAAGCATTGTGCAGTCTGGAAATCATTACTTTTATCATTACTCCAGGATTAATAGCAAGCAAGACACACTAGTATAAGAAGAGAGTCTCAAAATTAAGGGCAAAagctctgcctttgtcttcaccaGTGGCCATAATTGAAGCAATATGCAATTTCAATgcaaaaaaagctttttttatttAAGGTTTATATTGCTAAGATAGTTCTGACACCCTTATTTATGTATAAAGGATTTGCAAGCATCTGGCATAAGCCAcccttatatttatattataaaccCAAAACCACAGAATACATTTCTTTGGATTTAATTATTCTTAAACTATTGTTTCCAAGAACTAAGAAATGTTGACTAAGCTCTGCCTAGTGCCCACTTCACATTACCCTCCTGTTCTATTCTATTTTCTCATGACCAATCGGAGACTATAACAAGTTTTCTACTAACTGCCAGACAGGAAGGACAGTCTCACATTTTAGTTGACCATCCTGTTCTCTGGTAGCCTTCCACTAGGACCTACAGCGTTGTGCTGACATTGGTTATCTCTTGAAAGAGGTGTAGTGTGAAGACAAAGAAGGCAACATACAATGGCCATAGCTTTATAACCTAGtcttggcatttaaaaatttttattgtacctACAGGTACAGCTGAGttgtatttttccatatcaacttattcttatttttactttaatgtaGTGATTAAATGAGTTCTATTTCAAAGGAGTAAACAACATTTTATGGGATTGTCTGATAGATagagtttttgaaaataatattttatatgtggttataaagacattttttagaTATTCTCATTAATGTGAAACATGAATTTAATGAaagtaaaagtatattttaaagagtttttattttaaactatgcAATGTTTTcaagtaatagaaaaatataaagaggaaaaaatttctTCGTAAGTGTCTCAACTaggaataatgataattttatatgataaattttCTTGACATATTTCTCCTATTTGTTTATAAGACACAAAGTTGGAAACACattgaatacatatttttgtaaGTGGCTATTTTCACTTAACAAGatattgaattaatattttataaaatagtttctaaatCTTATTTGAATGactaatattaaatttatatggaTACAGCATAGTTTTTGTAGCTATCATCTATTTCTAGGCACTTAGTTTATTCTCaagtttctactttaaaaataacgcTGCAATAAGTTTTGCTTATATAAACTTTACCCAACTTCTCTGATTATTTTGGTAATACTTTAGACATAATTTTGTCCCCCAAAATCCATgtcaaaaaagaaactaaaacttcTGATACTTTGATTTTGTACTACGCCTAAGAAGCATGAaaaagtagttttgttttttttttaagccaccctgTCCGTCGTATTTATAGCTGCCCAAGGAAACTAAAACAGGTACATTTCTAGAACTGGAATCACTGCATCAaagcttaaaatttttgaaactcTGGATTCGCACTGACATATTCCTTTCCAGTAAGAGAATGAAAGTTCCTGTTTTATTATAGTTTCACCAAAAAAGCTattaatgtgtttaaaaaaaaatgaaaggaaggaaggggagggagggaaggaagaagagaggaagggaaaaaggcaaaggcattactttaaaaagaatttctaacTATGAGTATAGACAAACAGCTATTAGGCAAGTATTCAAcctttcatttcatatttatttattttattttttttagaaacaattttataaatagatacttataaaagaagaaacacatgTACAGAGCACCCAAATTACTAGCCAGGTGAACCCCAGTCCTTCTCTTCTGCACTGGGAAAGCAGAACAGAGAACGGGAAAAAGTATTCCATCTTGTGCTTAACTCTTGCCACCTAAGCGCTCAGCTTTTCAAGTAGAGTTTCTATTCCTTTgctcatgtttttgtttttttccaatgtGGGAATCAGGCTTTTTAGTCCAGCTTTCACTTTGTTTGAAACTTGGTCAGAACTCTGGAGAAGGCTAGAAAGAATAATGGCACCTCGATTTACACTAGCCCAGGACTTCAGATTCTTCATACCAACATGCTCTACAAGTGTTTTTGCAAAACAAccttctcttccattttccttcatctttttatCTTGCTCTATTAACCACTTCAGAACTAGATGTCCTGCGGGATGTTCTGCAATGTGAAGCTCTCCATCCTTGCCACCAGGATGCAGTTCTGCTGCTGCCAAGCTGGCGATGGCACTCATGGCAGGCTGAACGGCTCCGGTTGCAGATCCCAGAATGTCAGCAACCAACACACACGCGGACTTATTTAGCACCACCTCCTGGGCATGCCCTTGCAGGTAGCTCAGCAAAGCTGGAGAAATGGATTCTAAGAGCTCACGTCTGCGGATCTCTGTATCTTTCTTACTGTGTGCATTTCCATCTCCTTTTTGCAGAACTTCAATGATTTCTCGTACTGTATGTGCAGGATCTCTGGGGCTTAGTAGATACAACAGGACCTTCTTTCCATATTTATCATTGACTATGTTAGGCAAGGAACTGATAATTTCTGATATGATTATCTGCTTCACGAGCTTAGTATCATCAATGCAATCAAATGCCGCCAGTAAAACCAAGTGGGAGTATTGGCCATTAGCTATTTTTTCAACATAAGTCTTCATTGTTTTCACGATCACTTTCCTGTCCTTGGGCGTGCCATGCCACAGGCAGTGCATGGCCACTCTGGCGCCATCGTGTGTGTGTGCCAGGTACACCACCGCTTCCCGGATGGCTTCAATCATTTCTGATCTGAGTTTGGGGGGTGCATAGGTAAAAAAGTCCAAGAATACTTTGTGCACCAATGAGTGCTTAATCACAGCTTCCTTTTGGGCCATTGGAGTTAGAATCTGTTTCATTTCATCCATAATAAGCTCCAATTTTTCTGGCTGCACCTCTAACACTTTGTCCAGAGTTGGGTGATCTGCTGTCTTGTACAGCTGAAATGTGTTCCCGTAGAGCTCCTCTGTCAGCAGGTTCCTCTGCTCTAAAATGGCTTTGTCATTGTATGCATACTCCACGATGGCTGAGGCTTCTGAATGCCGCAGCAACTTCCTCACGTGGCCTTTAAAACTTCCGATTATCTCCGCAATCTGTGGTTTACTCCCATACATGAGGAATTTCTTAACaatatttctggaatatttgGCTTTACTTAATTCGACCAAATCATCTCGCAATTCTTCAAAAGCCTGTTTTTTCTGTTCTTCGTTACCGTACTGAATGTAACACTGGATCACACGAGTTGAATCATGTGCAAATGCAATGGTTTTAATTTTCCCTTGAATCAACTTCTGCAAGTCACTCATTAACtttactcttttctctttgtcacagtcttttcttcttaaaatctcCCAAATCTGTTTTGCTCGAACAACGACATCATAGTTGGTTTTATCACTCAGCTGCCTGCTCTGCTTCagttccttcttcttctttttgaagTCATCCCACTTGGGTTTCTTGGCTGCTGATTCAGCACTTTTACCATCTGGCTggaattttctcttcttgttgaatttatttGCCTGCTGGAATTTGTTCTTCGGTGCTTTGTCTCCCTGTTGCTTATTCTTGAACTGCTTCACACCCTTTTTCCCAGGTTTTGTGGTACTTTTCTCAAAGTTCTTAGATGTAATTTTAGATCCACCCTCCTTAGCAACTTTTCTTGGGAATGGCTTTGAAGAACCAGAAGCATTGTTTTtatgaaatctgtttttttcttgtgatgCCTTTGCACtcttttctgtgaatttttttttccctttgacttCCATTGCAGCAACTCGCACACGTGGGGCCCAAGCCAGGTCGGGGAGCAGATcctcatttcatatttataacATAGCCCACAGGAATTTCTTTTCTAAtgatgaagaaatgaaataactacTGGTTACTCATATATAGAATATAGCACAAGAAGTTATATAGATTTCGCTTCCTAATAATTGAAAACtgcagaatttataaagaacctttgaaaataataaatattatatgaccCTTTGATAGAAATCTTAGCAAGCAAACAAGTATATTTACCTATTTAAGGATAACCAATGGTAAGTAAACTTATGTAAAAAGAATGCAATATTTTATACTATACTGAATTGTGAATAGTTCTTTACCAACATTATGAGAATTTGAGAAAGTTTCACACTTACATTTTTGTGCAAAACTCTATGAGATCATAGGATGCAGCAAAGTAGAAAGAGGAAAATAGCCAAGAGTAGAACCTCAGTAGtagaagatatttttgaaaatatatacaaactttAAATTTTTGCAATATAGTGAAGATTgctatttctcattttcctaataCGTCTCTCAAATATCATTGTTTTTACAAATTCAAACTAAGCTTGTTAGTTGTTATGCTGGCAATGTAATACAAACCCTAATTTTACAAAATCAATAATAGAGTAGACATATTTAGATGAGTCTTTGAATTTCAAGAAATTTGCTTGGGGAAGGATCTCTTTACAgtcaaaaaatgtaaacaatgttAACATGTATAATATGTAGAAGTGAGTTTGTGTAACACAATATTAGATCTAGATGAACTAGGAGATGCTGTAATACAATACAATAGTCCTGAGGCATGTTAATTATATGATGTTGTGTTCTTCATAGAGGCAATAAAgcaattaattttgatttttaaggtGACAACTATACCCAAGAGTAAGAatcctatattatttttatcattttctaaagCTGAAGTGAGATTtccaaaaacaaatattcatttacatTGTCATCGTTTTATGTAATTGCATTTAGTTTTAATTCTGCATACCCTGAAGCTAATAGGATGGAATTGCCTCTGCAGTTTTTTCTTGTCTGCAGCTCAAAATATCTTGATACTAGAACTATACATTACATATTGTTTATAGCTATATAgaaaatttatgtcttttatcaCCAACTAgcaaaattttacttaaaatatttttacatggtACATGTTGAATGAAGTGCCTCTTCTGAACTAATGTGGAAAATCCTGGACAGAAACAAAAtagccagttttcttttttccttgaaggAA belongs to Lemur catta isolate mLemCat1 chromosome 14, mLemCat1.pri, whole genome shotgun sequence and includes:
- the LOC123649621 gene encoding pumilio homolog 3-like, whose amino-acid sequence is MEVKGKKKFTEKSAKASQEKNRFHKNNASGSSKPFPRKVAKEGGSKITSKNFEKSTTKPGKKGVKQFKNKQQGDKAPKNKFQQANKFNKKRKFQPDGKSAESAAKKPKWDDFKKKKKELKQSRQLSDKTNYDVVVRAKQIWEILRRKDCDKEKRVKLMSDLQKLIQGKIKTIAFAHDSTRVIQCYIQYGNEEQKKQAFEELRDDLVELSKAKYSRNIVKKFLMYGSKPQIAEIIGSFKGHVRKLLRHSEASAIVEYAYNDKAILEQRNLLTEELYGNTFQLYKTADHPTLDKVLEVQPEKLELIMDEMKQILTPMAQKEAVIKHSLVHKVFLDFFTYAPPKLRSEMIEAIREAVVYLAHTHDGARVAMHCLWHGTPKDRKVIVKTMKTYVEKIANGQYSHLVLLAAFDCIDDTKLVKQIIISEIISSLPNIVNDKYGKKVLLYLLSPRDPAHTVREIIEVLQKGDGNAHSKKDTEIRRRELLESISPALLSYLQGHAQEVVLNKSACVLVADILGSATGAVQPAMSAIASLAAAELHPGGKDGELHIAEHPAGHLVLKWLIEQDKKMKENGREGCFAKTLVEHVGMKNLKSWASVNRGAIILSSLLQSSDQVSNKVKAGLKSLIPTLEKNKNMSKGIETLLEKLSA